TCGTCCCGgtctgctgtgctgccgtgTTCTCGCCGTGGCGAAATCGGTGCCGTGCCTCGTCGGAGGTTTGTGACACGTCCTCGGCGGCCTGGTCGGGCTCCGTGTGCACGCTCTCGGTcgtgtcgctctcctctccctccctttcggTGTCGGGTGGCTGGCTGggtggtgtgtgtctccGTCCGTGGCTCGGCCGGCCTGGGTGCGATCCCggtgtcttcctcctcttgctccgCGATGTCCGGGTGCATGCCGTAGGTTGTGCGGCCCCACGGGTCgcgtgacggtggcggtggcggtgctgttggcCGCGTTGGCCTGACTGGGTGGGTGCCtgtgtcctcctcgtcgtctcccTCGCCGGCCGGCTTGTAGGGAGCGCGTGTGAAGATCAGGGTGTCGATGGTGGCTGGgtctggcggcggcacgtctGTGTCGTGAACGGTGCCGTCGTAGCGGTGCCATTGCTCCTTCCCATCTTCCAGGCACAGGACGTATGCGACCACGTGCTTCGGCGTCGTGGCGCAGATCGCGGCGTGGAGTTTATAGGGGTTCTGGCTGAAGAGCGCCGTCGGGAGCATCACCTCCAGCGGCAATTCCGGCAGACCTACCGCTTTCTGGTTTCCAGCTGGCGGTATGACTGTGATTGCCACGGCTTCTCCGAAGAGAAAAACCGACAGTGCAGATAGAGTGGCGCCTTCGGTGCGGCAAGCCGGGCAGTGGTGAGGCAAGTTGGCCGATACGTGGCCGAATGCCTCGCTGATAGCGGTCGCCGTGGTGCCTGGGAGGCCGCCGGCCGGCGCCTCGTAGGTCACAGTTGCTATCTGTGGTTCTGGCTGTCCCTCTTCCGTTTCACCGCACCAGGAACAGTAGATGTCTTGgcgcgccgtggcggcgaaggcgcGTCTGATGGCGTCGTCCTGTGCCGTGAGTTTCTCCAGGGCCCATCCCGGTGAGGTGGGAAGCTGGAGGCCGAGTGCTCCGATCACCTCCCGCGCGGTGTCGGCCGTGGATCCGCGGAAGGCTCGGAGGAGAGTTGCATCGATGTCCGGGATTCCCGGCATCGTGcagacagcggcgacggcggccgtTATCGAGCACGACGGCCCGATTGTCGCCATACCGCCGTGGAATGGTGACATTCCGAATCGTCGTGGTGTTGCTCCGGACCCGGGGTGGCGCTCGCGAATGTGGTCCTGGACCGCCTTTTCGGAGTCGTTTGCGTATGTGCAACCGGCTCCGTTGACATCCACAGCTGTGCAGTAATAGAAGCTGCTG
This sequence is a window from Leishmania braziliensis MHOM/BR/75/M2904 WGS CADA00000000 data, contig 59, whole genome shotgun sequence. Protein-coding genes within it:
- a CDS encoding SLACS like gene retrotransposon element, with protein sequence MLKRHFEWANPIHSSFYYCTAVDVNGAGCTYANDSEKAVQDHIRERHPGSGATPRRFGMSPFHGGMATIGPSCSITAAVAAVCTMPGIPDIDATLLRAFRGSTADTAREVIGALGLQLPTSPGWALEKLTAQDDAIRRAFAATARQDIYCSWCGETEEGQPEPQIATVTYEAPAGGLPGTTATAISEAFGHVSANLPHHCPACRTEGATLSALSVFLFGEAVAITVIPPAGNQKAVGLPELPLEVMLPTALFSQNPYKLHAAICATTPKHVVAYVLCLEDGKEQWHRYDGTVHDTDVPPPDPATIDTLIFTRAPYKPAGEGDDEEDTGTHPVRPTRPTAPPPPPSRDPWGRTTYGMHPDIAEQEEEDTGIAPRPAEPRTETHTTQPATRHRKGGRGERHDRERAHGARPGRRGRVTNLRRGTAPISPRREHGSTADRD